A genomic segment from Gavia stellata isolate bGavSte3 chromosome 4, bGavSte3.hap2, whole genome shotgun sequence encodes:
- the HMGXB4 gene encoding HMG domain-containing protein 4 produces MAYDDSKKKEDFLESDRSVDDVGLATGRIQREKKRSYKDLLQEENEIATQVRKPSEKRLKDSELFPGTEPHKKKRKHSSDEFCYRGVSPLDLPSKKKKKAVSSPSSADTTMDLLKAITSPLATSSKSSKKMSEKSSYSSSGHSESKKEHHKKKLSGSSGEHSVDDGSFHKSKKMKPLYVNTETLTLREPDGLKMKLILSPKEKSSAADDDSFSYSSAPAAAKKSLKKSARDEQGSFLLGHELQSFLKSSRKKHKPPPDPHSASQSVGADTSLFSEGHGSEYEISGMEAPPESGSSSGGELEAGELVIDDSYREIKKKKKSKKSKKKKDKEKHREKKHSKSKKSSGHAPVAVAEVTVSPPPPPSTPYVLPPPPPAVFHSDGQGEKRRKKEDKEKDKERGEKPKKKNMSAYQVFCKEYRTTIVSEHPGIDFGELSKKLAEVWKQLPEKDKLIWKQKAQYLQHKQNKAEATTVKRKASSSDGAPKLKASPTGVISPHKKSPTSTVVVSSSPAKVPETDPIDVAAHLQLLGESLSLIGHRLQETEGMVAVSGSLSVLLDSIICALGPLACLTTQLPELNGCPKHVLSNTLDNIAYIMPGL; encoded by the exons ATGGCTTATGATGACTCCAAGAAGAAAGAAG ACTTCCTAGAGAGTGACCGAAGTGTTGATGACGTGGGGCTGGCAACTGGCAGGATACAGCGAGAGAAAAAGCGCTCTTACAAGGATCTGCTGCAAGAAGAAAACGAGATAGCAACTCAGGTCAGGAAGCCCTCAGAGAAAAGGTTGAAG GACAGTGAGCTTTTTCCAGGGACAGAACCTcacaaaaagaagagaaagcactCCTCCGATGAGTTCTGCTACAGAG GTGTTTCGCCTTTGGATCTACCatcaaagaagaagaaaaaagcagtttctagCCCATCGTCAGCTGATACAACCATGGATTTACTCAAGGCTATCACCTCACCTTTGGCCACAAGCTCAAAGTCTTCAAAGAAGATGTCTGAAAAATCATCTTATTCTTCCTCTGGCcattctgaaagcaaaaaggagCACCACAAGAAGAAGCTGAGTGGGAGCAGTGGGGAGCACTCAGTGGACGATGGCAGTTTCCACAAatctaaaaaaatgaaacctctCTATGTGAACACAGAGACACTTACTCTTCGTGAACCTGATGGCTTGAAGATGAAGCTGATCCTTTCACCGAAAGAGAAAAGTAGTGCAGCAGATGATGATTCTTTCTCCTACTCTtcagcaccagcagctgcaAAGAAATCTTTGAAGAAATCAGCTCGAGATGAGCAAGGCTCATTCCTGCTGGGTCATGAACTGCAGAGCTTCCTGAAGTCATCCCGGAAGAAGCACAAACCACCTCCGGACCCACATTCAGCTTCTCAGAGTGTTGGTGCTGACACCTCCCTTTTTTCAGAGGGCCATGGGAGTGAGTATGAGATTTCGGGTATGGAGGCACCACCAGAATCTGGTTCCTCTTCGGGTGGGGAGTTGGAGGCTGGAGAGCTAGTGATAGATGATTCCTACCGGGAAatcaagaagaagaagaagtcaaaaaaaagtaagaaaaaaaaagacaaggagaaACACAGAGAGAAGAAGCACTCTAAGTCTAAAAAGAGTTCTGGGCATGCTCCTGTGGCAGTAGCAGAAGTAACAGTgtcaccaccacctcctcccagTACCCCCTATgttcttcctccacctcctcctgctgttTTTCACTCAGATGGTCAAGGcgagaagaggaggaaaaaggaagacaaggagaaggacaaggaaagag gagaaaaa ccaaagaagaaaaacatgtctGCCTATCAAGTGTTCTGTAAGGAATATCGTACAACTATTGTGTCTGAGCACCCTGGAATAG ATTTTGGAGAGCTAAGTAAAAAACTGGCAGAAGTGTGGAAGCAGCTACCTGAGAAGGATAAACTG ATCTGGAAACAGAAAGCTCAGTATCTCCAACATAAGCAGAATAAAGCAGAGGCAACCACTGTGAAGAGAAAGGCATCATCTTCAGATGGTGCACCAAAATTAAAAG CTTCTCCAACAGGAGTGATTTCCCCTCATAAGAAATCCCCCACCAGCACCGTGGTGGTTTCTTCCTCACCAGCCAAAGTCCCTGAGACAGATCCTATTGATGTAGCTGCACACTTACAGTTACTGGGTGAATCTCTGAGCCTCATTGGACACAGACTGCAGGAAACAGAG GGAATGGTGGCTGTTTCAGGAAGTTTGTCAGTACTTCTGGATTCAATCATTTGTGCTTTGGGCCCGTTAGCATGTCTGACCACGCAACTACCTGAGTTGAATGGCTGCCCTAAGCACGTTTTG tcAAATACACTAGACAACATCGCCTACATCATGCCTGGACTTTGA